From a region of the Caldisericia bacterium genome:
- a CDS encoding glutamine synthetase: protein VEASHHEIAPGQHEIDLKKDYALNTADKIITFKQVVRKIARNHGLHATFMPKPLYKAAGSGMHLNIYVYKDGKNLFYDENDKLNLSKEAYNFIAGLIQHAKAICATTNPNINSYKRLISGYEAPMYISWSCRNRSPLIRVPSKIEKNTRIELRNPDPSCNPYLALAVIIKAGLDGIKKNLM from the coding sequence ATGTTGAGGCATCTCATCATGAAATTGCACCAGGGCAACATGAAATAGATTTAAAAAAGGATTATGCACTAAATACAGCAGATAAAATAATAACATTTAAACAGGTAGTAAGAAAAATAGCAAGAAATCATGGTCTTCATGCAACATTTATGCCAAAACCATTATATAAGGCAGCAGGTTCAGGAATGCACTTAAATATATATGTTTATAAAGATGGAAAAAATTTGTTTTATGATGAAAATGATAAGCTTAATTTATCTAAAGAAGCGTATAACTTTATAGCAGGACTTATACAACATGCAAAGGCAATTTGTGCAACAACAAATCCTAATATAAATAGTTATAAAAGATTAATATCAGGATATGAAGCTCCTATGTATATATCATGGTCATGTAGAAATAGAAGTCCACTTATTAGAGTTCCTTCTAAAATAGAAAAAAATACAAGAATAGAACTTAGAAATCCAGACCCTTCTTGTAATCCTTATTTAGCATTAGCTGTAATAATAAAGGCTGGATTAGATGGAATTAAGAAAAATCTAATGC